A window of Thermodesulfobacteriota bacterium genomic DNA:
GGCCACTTCCCTCTGAATGCTCTCTATGCTCAGGAACTTCTTGTCCTGCTGTTTCAGTATGGTCCTTAACACTTCCTTTGCAAGGTCGAGGGTTATCTCGGTTTTGAGCAGCTTGGCGTGGGCGATGATGTTCGTGAGCGTTCCTTCGAGCTCCCTGATGTTGGATGTCGTGTTCTGCGCCAGGTAGAGCGCGACCTCGTTCGGGAGAATTATCCCTTCGGACTCGGCCTTGTTCTTGATGATAGCTATCCTCGTCTCCGTTTCGGGCGGCTGTATGTCTGTAATGAGGCCCCATTCGAACCTCGATCTCAGCCTTTCCTCCAGGTACGACATATCCTTCGGTGACTTGTCGCTCGTGAGCACTATCTGTTTTTTCGATTCATAGAGGGTGTTGAACGTATGGAAGAATTCCTCCTGCGTGCTCTCCTTCCCCGCTATGAACTGGATGTCGTCGATCAGCAGCACGTCGCACCCGAACCTGTACCTGTTCCTGAACTCCTCCATCTTGTTCGACTTGATGCTGTTGATTACCTGGTTGGTGAAGTGCTCGGCCGAGATGCAGCATACCCTGGCCATGTTCGACGTGGATTTGACGATGTAATTGCCTATCGCGTTTATGAGGTGCGTTTTTCCGAGCCCCACGCCCCCGTAGATGAATAGCGGGTTATACGCCTCTCCGGGTTTTCTTGCGACGGCGGTCGAGGCCGCGTGCGCGAACTGGTTGCTCGGGCCGACTATGAACCTGTCGAATGAATAGTTGGGATTGAGCGTGCCGGTGAAAAGCTTGGCCGGTACGGCGTCTTTCGAGTCCGCGGGCTCGTCCTTGGCTCTCTTCTCTTCCCCTGAGGCTTGTCTATCCTCCGCCGTGACGATTTTTACGGTGACGGATTTTCCGTAGATCTCCCTTATCGTATCGCCGATGAATTCGAGATAGTGGTTGTTTATCCAGTCCTTGTCGAACTCGCTGTTCGCCCGGAGCGTCAGGGAATCCCCCGTTTCGGACACGGGTTTTAACGGCGCGAACCAGAAAAACACCTGGGGATTTGATTTCTTTTTTATCCTTTCGAGGACACGGTCCCAGACGACAGGCTTGTGTTCGGGGCCTTCGCCTGCCTGGTGCGGCTTGGTGGGCCGGAACGATTGTCCTATAAAAAACTCGAGTCCCTTTCCGTCATCCTTTTTGTCAGTAAACAGCGTTCTGAGATTATGCTTCAGGGGCGTTCTTTTAGCGGCCAATGTCCTCTGCTCCTCCAAATCAAGAGATAACTTATCCACAATCCATCAACACCGTGTGGATAGTTATTTAATCAGTTTTAGAATGTGAATTAAGCCCCACCCAAATCCGTAGGTTACATCCTAACAGATGCAAAAATATATTGTCAAGTATTATTTTTTTATCTTTAGATTTCCGTTCGTTACGCTCTATAGTTGAAGATCGGGAGGCATTTTTCGGGAGCGGGCGGTGAGGCTTCCGAAGGGCGCAACCATCTTGCGGAGATTGATATTTTTGACTCCACAAAAAGAGGAATTTCAGGGCTCGGATCACGGGAGAGCCGTTAAACAGGGCTTTTGTCGAGTGAAGCGCGAACGCCTCTTTCGACGTCGACGCGGCTCAGTATGAGGGCGCCCGCTATAAAGAACACGATGAGAGAAAAAATGCTGAGCCTGCTCGACCCGGCCAGCTGAGCGACCACGGCGAATACGAGGGGCCCGACTATCCCGGCGAACCTGGAGCTCATGCCGTAGAACCCGAAGAACTCGGCCGTCTTCTCCCTGGGCAGCATAGAGCCGTAGAGTGATCTGCTCAGCGCCTGCGTTCCTCCCTGGACCGTTCCCACGAGGAAGGCGAGTATGAAGAAGTGGAGTGCCGTCTCCATGAAATAGCTTGCGACCGAGATCACCGTATAGACGAAAAGCCCGAGCATTATCGAATTCTTTGCGCCTATAAACCTGGCCAGTCTTCCGAATGCGAACGAGAAGGGGATTCCTACGAACTGTGTCATGAGGAGGGCCCCTATGAGTGCGGTCTCGCTTATGCCTATCTCGGCCCCGTATATAGTCGCCATCTTGATTATGGTCCCTATGCCGTCGTTGTAGATCCAGAAGGCCGCGAGGAATAGGAAGAGATCCCTGTATTTCCTCAGCTCCGAGAACGTGGCCGAAAGTCTTTTGAAGCCGGCTGTCAGAACGCTGCCGTCTATTTTTTTGCGCTTCGGCACGGGAGGCTCGCTGACGTTAACGATGAGGGGTATCGTGAAGAGCGCCCACCAAACGGATACGGTGATAAAGGAGATGCGTGTGGCGAGCGCCTTGTCCTCCATGATTTGTATTATGCCTATGTCGAGGGCAAGGAGTATCCCTCCCCCGAGGTATCCGAGCGCGTAACCCTTGACGGAGACGCGGTCGATCTCTTCGGGAGCGGCGACGCTCGGGAGGATCGAGTTGTAGAAGACCTCGGACATGGAAAAACCTATATTCCCGAAAACGAAGAGGAGGGACGCCAGGAGCCAGTCCCCGCTTGTCACGTAGTAGAGAAGCGCAGTCGAGAATATTCCGATTGCCGCGAATACGAGGAGGAACTTTTTTTTGATCCCCGAGTAATCTGCGACGGCCCCCATTACCGGGGCCAGAAGCACGGACACGATAAGCGCGATGACGGTCGTATAACCCCAGTACACGGTAGCGGTGTTCCCTGACAGGTTTTCGGCCGCTACCCGGCTGTAATAAACCGGGAGCACCGCGGAAATGATTATCGTGGCGAACGATGAGTATGCCCAGTCGTAGAGGCACCAGCTCAGGACCTCTTTTTTCTTTTTCTTGACTCCTGCGATGTCGGGCACGTTTATTTAACCGGTCTCATTCGGGAGGCTTTATACTTAGACCCGGTTTCAGTCCAGTATTATTATTGGAAACGCATTAAAAGGAAAGAAATCCCGGATGATAGGACTCCTTGTTTTTTTTCTCCTGTGGACCCCGCTCTGCCTTCTCATTGTGTTCGGGCTCCCTTTATTTGATCTGGAAAGCAGGCTCGACCTCGGGCTTATTGTCTGGCTCATCGGGGGGCTCCTCGGGTTTTATTATATTACGGCCAGGAAATGGAGGCAGTGAATGCTCCCTGAGTCAGCAGCATCTTTCATAAAAAGGTAGTTATACCGGCATATTGACAGTAGGCTTTAATTAGATGGTAATCATTCCCAAATGAT
This region includes:
- the dnaA gene encoding chromosomal replication initiator protein DnaA; translation: MAAKRTPLKHNLRTLFTDKKDDGKGLEFFIGQSFRPTKPHQAGEGPEHKPVVWDRVLERIKKKSNPQVFFWFAPLKPVSETGDSLTLRANSEFDKDWINNHYLEFIGDTIREIYGKSVTVKIVTAEDRQASGEEKRAKDEPADSKDAVPAKLFTGTLNPNYSFDRFIVGPSNQFAHAASTAVARKPGEAYNPLFIYGGVGLGKTHLINAIGNYIVKSTSNMARVCCISAEHFTNQVINSIKSNKMEEFRNRYRFGCDVLLIDDIQFIAGKESTQEEFFHTFNTLYESKKQIVLTSDKSPKDMSYLEERLRSRFEWGLITDIQPPETETRIAIIKNKAESEGIILPNEVALYLAQNTTSNIRELEGTLTNIIAHAKLLKTEITLDLAKEVLRTILKQQDKKFLSIESIQREVANFFGIRVQDLKSDKKQKNIAVPRQITMYLARRYTGASYPEIGEKFGGKDHSTVIHAVKKIENNLGKDPSLENTVKTLSRKIESLISG
- a CDS encoding MFS transporter; this encodes MPDIAGVKKKKKEVLSWCLYDWAYSSFATIIISAVLPVYYSRVAAENLSGNTATVYWGYTTVIALIVSVLLAPVMGAVADYSGIKKKFLLVFAAIGIFSTALLYYVTSGDWLLASLLFVFGNIGFSMSEVFYNSILPSVAAPEEIDRVSVKGYALGYLGGGILLALDIGIIQIMEDKALATRISFITVSVWWALFTIPLIVNVSEPPVPKRKKIDGSVLTAGFKRLSATFSELRKYRDLFLFLAAFWIYNDGIGTIIKMATIYGAEIGISETALIGALLMTQFVGIPFSFAFGRLARFIGAKNSIMLGLFVYTVISVASYFMETALHFFILAFLVGTVQGGTQALSRSLYGSMLPREKTAEFFGFYGMSSRFAGIVGPLVFAVVAQLAGSSRLSIFSLIVFFIAGALILSRVDVERGVRASLDKSPV